tgaatataatgatgataatggTTTAGATAAAACTTTGGAAAAAATCAATaaatttcaaaaaaaaaataatgatcaTATTATAAGACCAAATGATgagaaacaaaaaaaaaaaaaaaatctgAACGATGTTGAAGAAGGAAAAactttatttattactaACATTCCTCCAGAAACAACAGATGATGAAATTAGAAactatattataaataatataaataaagattatatatatataaaaaccTGTCAgagtaataataaaaatctATCAGTCTTTGTCAAATTAAAGTATAAACAAGATGCTGATACTTTTCTAAAGAAAATTGGAGAATATgaatatgatgaaaataacgatgaaaatgataatacaaataatcatgaaaataataatgataattcAATTAGtgatgatgaagaaaatattattgaCAAATTTTACAAGAACaagaaaaataagaaagaaaaaatgaaaaaaattttattaaaagaaaataaaaataagcacaatataaattcagaaattctcttttttaaaaatactTATTTAATGATTAAAAGAGCAGTGAATAGAGATTTAAtcaaagaaaaaagaaaaaattatataaaatcaaCAGATCAAGAAAACGAAaacaatttaaaaaaaaaaaaaaataataataataatatacacctaattaatgataataatgtaaataatgaaaacttaagtgaaaatattattaaaagaaataataatttaatgctgaaaaaaaaagaacttttgaaaaataaaaatttctttataaatccatgtagaatatatataagaaacTATCCAGCCGTGTTAGAACAAAACACATTTAGACAACTTATAACCAAATATTTTACACctataattatgaaaaaatataatatgaaaaaaaaagaggCCTTTAAAAAAGCTTCacaaataattaaaaaaattaaaataatcaaaGACACTGAAACAACAAATTCCAAGGACTTAAATTTTTCAAAGGAAAAATCGTcgaaattaaaaaataaaaatataatactCAATACAAACAGTAACAACAATAATGTGGCtagtaaaaatattaaaaattatatatgttttgtAGATATTAATAAACATGAAAACgcaaaaaaaatgatacaactattacaaaataaaaatatatatgaactaatcaatgaaattatttataagaaaaagTTTCAAactattaaaaaaaataaaaatataatttatgtaGATTATTGTATTGAAGATATAAGAatgatacatataaaaaaaataaaagaagagAAATTCCTAAATCATTTAAAACAACAAAATCTAGAcaaaaatacaaataataaaattattgataagaaaaaaaaaaataaaaaaaaaaataaagtcAGTAGAGGTAAAAGACagagagaaaaaaaaagattattaaaaatgaaaaatgaatgtactaatatattaaatgtaaTCAACAACGCTACATTGACgaaacaaataaataatcaaGAGAATAATACGAAAAATGAGATAACCaataaaaaggataaagataaatataCGAAACTGAAGAAATTAAACAAAACTAATAAGTCCAtagatgaaaaaaaagaaaaaaaaacaaaaaaaaatgtcataaataagaaaaagCTCGATAAACAAAAGGAAGCTAAaggaaaaaagaaaactAAAAAGGATGATGTGGTAAGcaaaaattgaaaaaaatgttttaaatacatttaaaatttatatttacataataattatatatttatataatatttatttattttattttatttttttttgcagAAATTAATCAGGAAGGATGTATTAAATTTTCTAAATAAGATCAATAAATagaatattaaaaaattacaagCATGCTtgttaaaatttttttttttaataccttaattttttttttatttacccaattatatatatatatatatgtatataatatgttatgcatatatcaaatatatacatatattaaaaattttctctgtttgtttcttttttctttttctttttctttttctttttctttttcttttttttttttttttttttttttcataatttgTATTAAACTCTTTGAAGGTAATCTTTACCAATTCAATTATTATAcgataaaataaatttcaCATTTGAAGTATAGAAACGAAAAATTGTAAAATTGGTACTACACTATActatattgtatatatatatatgttatattacttttaaaaatatattataaaaaaaaatttaactatatattttatatgtttattcCTTGATATTCTCATAAGGTTTACATgtattaattaaataatatatccaatattttgaatgcatataaaaaaatacgtcctatatatattcttacAAATTGTCTCACTAGTACATAAATACTTGAAAGGAATACATTCCAGAACAAGTTCATGTTTCACGTACGATTTTATCTGTTCTTTATATATGTCAcatatgttatatatatatatatatatatatatatatagcattttttattagtaatatattaatatgaaatggccttaaaaaataaaataattattatttcacaaaggtttttatttatataaatatatatatattcttattaatattataaagggaacaaaatatataagctgtgtaaaacaataaaattTACAACTTTTACAAAATTAATGTAATTctaagatatatataaataaaattaaaatattattttatatatatatatatatatatgtgaatttataaatatatttttatatattataatatatatatatatttttttttttttgcaacatttttattggaataacaaataaaaaattaatagaTTACATGCCATATGAATCCGATCCAAATATTAAAANNNNNNNNNNNNNNNNNNNNNNNNNNNNNNNNNNNNNNNNNNNNNNNNNNNNNNNNNNNNNNNNNNNNNNNNNNNNNNNNNNNNNNNNNNNNNNNNNNNNNNNNNNNNNNNNNNNNNNNNNNNNNNNNNNNNNNNNNNNNNNNNNNNNNNNNNNNNNNNNNNNNNNNNNNNNNNNNNNNNNNNNNNNNNNNNNNNNNNNNNNNNNNNNNNNNNNNNNNNNNNNNNNNNNNNNNNNNNNNNNNNNNNNNNNNNNNNNNNNNNNNNNNNNNNNNNNNNNNNNNNNNNNNNNNNNNNNNNNNNNNNNNNNNNNNNNNNNNNNNNNNNNNNNNNNNNNNNNNNNNNNNNNNNNNNNNNNNNNNNNNNNNNNNNNNNNNNNNNNNNNNNNNNNNNNNNNNNNNNNatttatatatataattttttattaatttttttttttttttttttttttttattttttttttttttttttttttttttttttttttttttttttttttttttttttttttaaaaaaaaaattttaaatttttaaaattatttaaaaaaaaaaaaaaaaaaaaaaaaaaaaaaaaatatgttaaatattataaattatggAAGATAATAATCTAAATAATGTTcttaaaaatgatgaagTCCCAGCAAAATGTAAGAACAAATATAAGGGACtcttaaaatataaatattatatgtatatatatatatatatatatatataatattacctcttaaataattttatattttcataattttttctatcatttttaatttttcaaaatagCTGTAGAAGGCTGGATAATTATCATAACAAATATACACGGCGAAGCCAGAGATGATTACATAAAAGAAGTTTTTGAAAGGTTTGgacaaataaaaaatttacacTTAAATATAGATAGAAGAACAGGTTTTCTAAAAGGATATGCATTTCTtgaatatgaaaattttgTAGACGCAAAAAGAGCAATAGATGGtataaagaaattttttagtacatatgtatttttatataaatatttatgtatatatattctatatgaatgaataaatatatatttgaacttattatttctatatatatatatatatatattaatatgtcattttttaatatttttagaAATGGATGGTACTATGCTACTAAATCAAGAGATACATGTAGACTGGGCTTTTGTGCAAGAAAAAAGTAAAACTTGATAAAGGGAATTAGGATtaattagaaaaaatatatatatatatatatatatatatttatatttatatatttttataatatgattatCTCAACTTGTTATCGTCCATATTATGtctaaaaaatattatttgtacCAATTCAATATAAACCTATACAAAgcattatttttattattttattttttttttttttttttcaaatatatttttgatagtatcttattattttatagtcattaaatatt
This is a stretch of genomic DNA from Plasmodium reichenowi strain SY57 chromosome 14, whole genome shotgun sequence. It encodes these proteins:
- a CDS encoding RNA-binding protein, putative, whose translation is MNIIDDQAIDKHKVFVRNIKESDVPLITKEFERICNKHFFFSNNSYTSKNAICHFKSAKDAEDFISKYNNIKLCNSYIKSEYALKKKYEDKKLISIVYNRKKIKYDNSLKIYTDCNVDNIVILNFLKTLYVNNTNLIYPLVEHYTKSESNSNVYNNINSTTYKNNDKIGDDNNSTKFIDDIEIVSDKKNIKFEDIIINIEKEMKHSRNNEKNKNKNKNTRLIDKNASKKIKIVYVIEFLNIKIAKMFFTLINKTVFQNFLKDQNVKNTHDKNNNNNNNNNNNNNNNNNNNNSSNNNDNIYFRYFFHELCQTKKNDKKVILQNLSRSCHVENIQKLFKHIEPNAKIFFPKKNNKKQGYAIVSFSSSYNAQKALQLNKTKLCGNIITIQTINNNNDKSNGKEEEHNKYIKENEVNIKREHEEEGKSNKYGIKNKNDDNEGDDDNEGGDDNEGDDDNEGDDDNEGDDDNEGDDNNDYSDYNDDGDYNDHNEYNDDNGLDKTLEKINKFQKKNNDHIIRPNDEKQKKKKNLNDVEEGKTLFITNIPPETTDDEIRNYIINNINKDYIYIKTCQSNNKNLSVFVKLKYKQDADTFLKKIGEYEYDENNDENDNTNNHENNNDNSISDDEENIIDKFYKNKKNKKEKMKKILLKENKNKHNINSEILFFKNTYLMIKRAVNRDLIKEKRKNYIKSTDQENENNLKKKKNNNNNIHLINDNNVNNENLSENIIKRNNNLMLKKKELLKNKNFFINPCRIYIRNYPAVLEQNTFRQLITKYFTPIIMKKYNMKKKEAFKKASQIIKKIKIIKDTETTNSKDLNFSKEKSSKLKNKNIILNTNSNNNNVASKNIKNYICFVDINKHENAKKMIQLLQNKNIYELINEIIYKKKFQTIKKNKNIIYVDYCIEDIRMIHIKKIKEEKFLNHLKQQNLDKNTNNKIIDKKKKNKKKNKVSRGKRQREKKRLLKMKNECTNILNVINNATLTKQINNQENNTKNEITNKKDKDKYTKLKKLNKTNKSIDEKKEKKTKKNVINKKKLDKQKEAKGKKKTKKDDVKLIRKDVLNFLNKINK
- a CDS encoding RNA-binding protein, putative, which encodes MEDNNLNNVLKNDEVPAKSVEGWIIIITNIHGEARDDYIKEVFERFGQIKNLHLNIDRRTGFLKGYAFLEYENFVDAKRAIDEMDGTMLLNQEIHVDWAFVQEKSKT